A genome region from Streptomyces sp. NBC_01296 includes the following:
- a CDS encoding DUF3017 domain-containing protein, protein MQAENEAEAGAGADSGTEAAAGSGAGPGPDTAAAGATSEAGRGAEAATAAEAAKSRRFPSVTQDTARPEGHGRAAPGDALAARQWPMLSVLAATAVGLLLTALGHPRAGVLVIGVALITASVLRRVLPQVGMLAVRSRFTDMVTYGLLGVAITLLALVMEPKPWLEIQFLESAVRFTVR, encoded by the coding sequence GTGCAGGCTGAGAACGAAGCGGAAGCCGGCGCCGGCGCCGACTCGGGGACCGAGGCCGCAGCCGGTTCCGGCGCCGGCCCCGGCCCCGACACCGCCGCCGCCGGCGCCACGTCCGAAGCCGGGCGCGGCGCCGAAGCGGCCACGGCCGCGGAGGCCGCGAAGTCGCGCCGCTTCCCCTCCGTCACCCAGGACACGGCCCGCCCCGAGGGCCACGGCCGCGCCGCGCCCGGGGACGCGCTCGCGGCCCGGCAGTGGCCGATGCTCAGCGTGCTCGCCGCAACCGCGGTCGGACTGCTCCTGACCGCACTGGGACACCCCCGCGCCGGCGTCCTGGTGATCGGCGTGGCCCTGATCACGGCCTCCGTCCTGCGGCGCGTACTGCCGCAGGTGGGGATGCTCGCGGTGCGCTCCCGCTTCACGGACATGGTCACGTACGGGCTGCTGGGGGTGGCGATCACGCTGCTCGCGCTGGTGATGGAGCCCAAGCCGTGGCTGGAGATCCAGTTCTTGGAGAGCGCGGTCCGCTTCACGGTCCGCTGA
- a CDS encoding malate dehydrogenase yields the protein MTRTPVNVTVTGAAGQIGYALLFRIASGHLLGADVPVKLRLLEIPQGMKAAEGTAMELDDCAFPLLKGIDIFDDPNAGFEGANVALLVGARPRTKGMERGDLLAANGGIFKPQGAAINAHAADDIKVLVVGNPANTNALIAQAAAPDVPAERFTAMTRLDHNRAISQLAAKTGTAVSDIKRLTIWGNHSATQYPDIFHAEIAGKNAAEVVSDELWLADTFIPTVAKRGAAIIEARGASSAASAANAAIDHVHTWVNGTAAGDWTSMGIPSDGSYGVPEGIISSFPVTTKDGKYEIVQGLDINEFSRTRIDASVAELVEERDAVRELGLI from the coding sequence ATGACCCGCACTCCCGTGAATGTCACCGTCACCGGCGCCGCCGGCCAGATCGGCTACGCGCTGCTCTTCCGCATCGCTTCCGGTCACCTGCTCGGCGCGGACGTGCCGGTCAAGCTCCGCCTTCTGGAGATCCCCCAGGGCATGAAGGCCGCCGAGGGCACCGCCATGGAGCTCGACGACTGCGCCTTCCCGCTGCTCAAGGGCATCGACATCTTCGACGACCCGAACGCGGGCTTCGAGGGTGCCAACGTCGCCCTGCTCGTGGGCGCCCGCCCGCGCACCAAGGGCATGGAGCGCGGCGACCTGCTCGCCGCCAACGGCGGCATCTTCAAGCCGCAGGGCGCCGCGATCAACGCGCACGCCGCGGACGACATCAAGGTCCTGGTCGTGGGCAACCCGGCCAACACCAACGCGCTCATCGCGCAGGCCGCCGCCCCGGACGTACCGGCCGAGCGCTTCACCGCGATGACCCGCCTGGACCACAACCGCGCGATCTCGCAGCTCGCGGCGAAGACCGGCACCGCCGTCTCCGACATCAAGCGCCTCACCATCTGGGGCAACCACTCGGCGACCCAGTACCCGGACATCTTCCACGCGGAGATCGCCGGCAAGAACGCCGCCGAGGTCGTCAGCGACGAGCTGTGGCTCGCCGACACCTTCATCCCGACCGTCGCCAAGCGCGGCGCGGCGATCATCGAGGCCCGTGGCGCGTCCTCGGCCGCCTCGGCCGCCAACGCCGCCATCGACCACGTCCACACGTGGGTCAACGGCACCGCCGCGGGCGACTGGACCTCCATGGGCATCCCGTCGGACGGCTCCTACGGCGTCCCGGAGGGCATCATCTCCTCCTTCCCCGTCACCACCAAGGACGGCAAGTACGAGATCGTCCAGGGCCTGGACATCAACGAGTTCTCCCGCACCCGCATCGACGCCTCGGTCGCCGAGCTCGTCGAGGAGCGCGACGCGGTCCGCGAGCTCGGCCTGATCTGA
- a CDS encoding carboxymuconolactone decarboxylase family protein has protein sequence MTTTHEHTAAHAPEHTPRMGWAQHVPDVYKAVVGLEIASKKDLDPVLVELVKIRASQINHCAFCLDMHAKDALAAGETVERIVQLAAWEESRHFYTEKEAAALELTEAVTVLTDGFVPDEVYEKAAKHFEEKELAQLIAVIATINVWNRFAVTTRMVPGHYTPGMFK, from the coding sequence ATGACCACCACGCACGAACACACCGCCGCACACGCACCCGAGCACACCCCGCGCATGGGCTGGGCCCAGCACGTGCCCGACGTCTACAAGGCCGTCGTGGGCCTGGAGATCGCCTCGAAGAAGGACCTGGACCCGGTCCTGGTCGAGCTGGTCAAGATCCGCGCCTCGCAGATCAACCACTGCGCGTTCTGCCTGGACATGCACGCGAAGGACGCGCTCGCCGCGGGCGAGACGGTCGAGCGGATCGTCCAGCTCGCCGCCTGGGAGGAGTCGCGCCACTTCTACACCGAGAAGGAGGCCGCGGCGCTCGAGCTGACCGAGGCCGTGACCGTCCTGACCGACGGTTTCGTTCCCGACGAGGTGTACGAGAAGGCCGCGAAGCACTTCGAGGAGAAGGAGCTCGCCCAGCTGATCGCCGTGATCGCGACGATCAACGTCTGGAACCGCTTCGCGGTGACCACCCGCATGGTCCCGGGCCACTACACGCCGGGCATGTTCAAGTAG